CTCGGTCCGCGGGCGGCGCGGACCGCGTCGGAGGGTGACTCGGGGCGCAGGCCGTCGAGGAAGCGGGAGGGCTTGCGGCTGGCCCGACCGCCGGGGTTGCGGGCCAGGGCCCACGACATCACCAGGTCGCGCCGGGCGCGGGTCATGCCGACGTAGAGCAGCCGGCGCTCCTCCTCCACCGAGGCCGGGGAGTCCAGCGACGCCGAGTAGGGCAGGGTGCCGTCGACGAGGCCGGCGAGGAAGACGGCGTCCCACTCCAGGCCCTTGGCGGCGTGCAGGGTGGCGACGGTGACGCCGTCGGCGGCGGGGGCGTGCTGCTCGGCCGCGCGCCGGTCGAGGTCGGCGACGAAGTCGCTGACGGTGACCGAGCCGGGACCTCCCGGCGCGGCCGCGACGAACGATGCTGCCTGGTCGACGATGGCCTGCAGCGACTCCCAGCGGTCGCGGACGTTGCCGCGCGAGGTGGGCGCGTCACGGGCCCAGCCCATGCCGGCCAGCACGTCGCTCACCAGACCCACCACGCCGGCGTCGGCGGCGTCGACGACGGTGGCGGCGCTCTCGGTGCGGTCGGCTGCGGCACGCGCCGACCCGCGCAGCAGCGTGACGGCCTGGCGGACCTCGGGCCGGGCGAAGAAGCGGTCACCGCCGCGGACGACGTAGGGGACGCCGCGGGACGCGAGCGCCTCCTCGAACGCCTCGGACTGGGCGTTGATGCGGAAGAGGACGGCGATCTCGCCGGGCGCCGTGCCGGCGTCGACCAGCGAGCGGATCTGTGCCGCCGTCGACTCCGCCTCCTCGACCTCGTCCGCGTGCTCGTGGAACTGCAGGGCGGGACCGGAGGGCCGCTGGGCGCGCAGCTGCACCGACCGGGTGCCGCTGCCGGCCAGCAGCCGGTTGGCACCCTCCACGACCTCCGGGGTGGAGCGGTAGTTGCGGACCAGCTCGATGCTGGTGGTGCCGCGGTAGCGCCGCGGGAGGTCGAGCAGGTGGTGCGAGCTGGCTCCCGCGAAGGTGTAGATGGTCTGAGCCGGGTCGCCGACCACGCACAGGTCGTCGCGACCGCCCAGCCACAGGTCGAGCAGCGCCGCCTGGATGGGGCTGACGTCCTGGTACTCGTCGACGACGAAGTGGTGGTACTGCCGGCGCACCTCGGCCGCGACCCGCTCGTCCTCGGCCAGGATGGCCGCGGCGCACAGCAGCACGTCCTCGAGGTCGATGCGGTCGGCCTCGCGCTTGACCTCCTCGTAGGAGGCGAACACGGCGGCGACCGTGCGGGCGTCGAGGTTGCTGACCTCGCGGCCGCGGGCCGACGCCACGGCCGGGTAGTCGTCGGGGCGGACGTTGCTGACCTTGCTCCACTCGATCTCCGAGGCCAGGTCGCGCAGGGTCGCCTGCTCGATGCGCAGCCGGTTGCGACGCGCGGCACCAGCCACGAAGGGCAGCTTGGAGTCCATGACGGGCGGCAGCGGGCCGCCGTACACCTTGGGCCAGAAGTAGCGCGCCTGGCGCAGCGCGGCGGAGTGGAACGTGCGTGCCTGCACCCCGGAGGCCCCCAGGCGCTGCAGGCGTGAGCGCATCTCGCCCGCCGCCCGGACGGTGAAGGTCACCGCCAGCACCTGCTGGGGGTTGTAGACACCGGTCGCCACGCCGTAGGCGATGCGGTGGGTCAGCGCCCGGGTCTTGCCCGTGCCGGCGCCGGCCAGCACCCGCACCGGTCCGCGCAGGGCGAGGGCCACCTCCCGCTGCTCGGGGTCCAGTCCCGCCAGCAGCGCCTCCGGGTCGCCGCCGACGCGGGGCGCGTCACCCGCCCCCGAACCGGCAAGCGAAGGTGACGTGGACGACATCGGCATGGTGGAACAGGCTCCTGGGAACGGTCGTTGTGACAGTGACGCCAACTGTAGGTCCAGGGAAGGACACAACATGCCGGGCACGACCGCCGAGACGAGCGACACGGGCACCAGCCTCGTGACGATGTACTCCACGCCGTGGTGCGGCTACTGCCGTCGGCTCAAGACGCAGCTGGACCGCGAGGGCATCGAGATCGACGTCGTCGACATCGAGCAGCAGCCAGAGGCGGCCCAGATCGTGGCCGACATCAACCACGGCAATCAGACCGTCCCGACGCTCGTCTACCGCGACGGCACCGCCCAGACCAACCCCTCGGTGAAGCAGGTCCAGGCGAAGCTCGCCGAGCTCGCCGGCTGACCCGGCATGCCCGACTCATCCGGCCGGCCCGGCTGACCCGGCTGACCCGGCTCGGTCAGCGGTTCACCACTGGCCGGGCAGCGGGCCGCCGTACCACGCCTCGATCAGCGAGCGGCTGATCGAGATGCCGCCCGGCAGCACGAGCTGGCCCGCCTCCGTCTCGGCCCGCATCTCCTCGCGGGTGAACCAGCGAGCGTCCTCGATCTCGTCGTCGTCGATGGTGATCTCGGTGCTCGTGGCGCGCGCGAAGAAGCCGACCATGAGGCTGGAGGGGAACGGCCACGGCTGGTTGCCGAAGTAGGTCACCTCGGTGACCTCGATGCCGGCCTCCTCACGGACCTCGCGCGCGACCGCGTCCTCGAGGCTCTCCCCCGGGTCGACGAAGCCGGCCAGGGTCGAGAAGCGCCCCTCGGGCCAGACCGCCTGGCGCCCGAGGAGCGCCCGCTCGCCGTCGGTCACGAGCATGATCACCGCGGGGTCGGTGCGCGGGAAGTGCTGGCGGCCGCAGGCCTCGCACTGCAGCACGTAGCCGCCGCGGCTCGCGACGAGACCGCCGCCGCACCGGCCGCAGAAACGGTGCGCCCGACGCCACTCCCACATCGCCTGCGCCTGGACCAGGAACCCGCGGTCGACCGCGGCCAGGTCCGGGCCCAGCTCGCGCAGCTGGCCCCAGTCGTCGGGCGCCCGGAAGGCCTTGGTGGGCAGCACGGCGTAGTGGACGACGCCCTGACGCTCCCCCAGCAGCAGCCGCTCGCCCTCGGGCGCCTCGGCCGGTGCGAGCCAGCGGACGGCGTCGCGGTCGTCGGTCAGCGGGAACCGGCCGCCGGCGAGCACCAGCACCCGGGTGCCGGGGTCCGCCCACGTCTCGGCGAGCCAGGTGTCGTCGGTGCGACGCTCCCCGATCCGCTCGTGGCTGCGCTGCGACATGGCCACGTCGACGGCGTACGGGGGCGGGAACTCGTCGGGGGCAGCAGGCACGCTCCGACCCTAGGACCTGGCTGGTCGCCGGGCCCCGGGTCCGCCTCTACAGTGGCCGCCATGAGCACCCACATCGGCGCCGAGCCCGGCCAGATCGCCCCCCACGTCCTGATGCCCGGCGACCCGCTGCGTGCGAAGTGGATCGCCGAGACCTTCCTCGACGACGCCACCTGCTACTCCGAGGTGCGCGGGATGCTCGGCTACACCGGCACCTTCGAGGGACGGCCGGTCTCGGTGCAGGGCTCGGGCATGGGGCTGCCCTCGTTCTCGATCTACGCCACCGAGCTCTTCAACGACTACGGCGTGCAGTCGGTGGTCCGGGTCGGCTCCTGCGGCGCACTGTCGCCGGACCTCGCGGTGCGGGACGTCGTGATCGCCTCGGGCGCCTGCACGGACTCGTCGATGAACCGGATCCGGTTCGAGGGCCTCGACTACGCCCCCGTCGCCGACTTCGACCTCCTGCGGCGCGCCTACGACGCCGCCCAGGACCAGCCCGTCACCTCGAAGGTGGGTCTGCTGCTGAGCAGCGACTCCTTCTACCACCCGCGCCCGGAGCTGACCACGCGGATGGCGGAGTACGGCGTGCTGGCGATCGAGATGGAGGCGAGCGCGCTCTACACCCTCGCCGCGAAGTACGGCCGGCAGGCGCTGGCCATCTGCACCGTCAGCGACCACATCCTCACCGGCGAGGAGACCACCGCCGTCGAGCGGCAGGAGACCTTCACCCACATGGTCCACATCGCGCTCGCCGCCCTCCCCTCCGCCTGACCCGGCCGGCGGTCTCAGGAGGGACGCAGCAGCGCCTCGAGACCGGCACGGTCGGGCAGGTCGTCGACGACGACGAGGTCGTCGTCGCGCACGTAGTAGAACGCGGCCCGCACCTTCTCCAGGGGTACGCCGTGCAGCTCGCTCCAGGCGACCCGGTAGACGGCCAGCTGGACCGGGTCGGCGGTGTGGGCCCGGTTGGTCTTCCAGTCCACGACGAGCACGGACCCGTCGGGCTCCTCGAAGACGGCGTCGATCCGGCCGCGGACCACCTGGCCGGCCAGCACCACCGCGAACGGCGGCTCGACCGCGAGCGCCCGCCGCTCCCCGAAGACGCCCTCGCGGAACCGGGTCACCAGGGCGGCGAGGTCGGACTCGCCCTCGACCGCCTGGTCGGCCCGCCCGCTGAGCTCGTCGGGGTCGACCAGGAGCTCCTGGCGCGCCGGCCCGAGGTAGCCCTCGACCCAGGCGTGGAAGCGGGTGCCGAAGCGCGCCGCCGGTGAGGGCGGGCGGGGCATGGGACGGGCCAGGGAGGCGGCGAAGCCCTCGGGGTCGGAGCGCAAGGAGGCGAGGGCGGTGGCGGACAGCGCGCTCGGCAGGGCCAGCTCCACCTCGAGCACCCGGCGGGCGCGGGCCTCGGCCACGAGCCGCTCGATCTCGGCGTCCCAGCGCTCGACGTCGGCCAGCTCGACCAGCGTCAGGTCGGGCTCCTCGACCGGGCCCGCCCTCACCTCGTCCCGCACCGCGCGGACCAGCGCCGCCGCCTCGTGGCGCCGTGCGGTCTCGGCGGTGTGGGCGCTGCGCGGCCAGGGCACCTCGGTGGACCCCGAGGTGAACGGGTTGGGCGACTTCGGCTCCGGCATCTCCGGCCACTCCGGCAGGGGCCCGGTCCGGACGCCGGTCGCCACCTCGTCCTCGAGCAGCCCGCGCAGGGTGCGCTGGTAGTCCGAGGGCCCGTGGATCCGGCTCGTCTGCCCCCAGACGTAGGAGCTGACCCAGAGCTCGTGACGCGGCCGGGTGAAGGCGACGTACGCCAACCGGGCCTCCTCGGCGCTCTCGTAGGTCTTCCACTGCGTCTTGAACGCGTCGAACTCCGCCTTGCTCACGCCGTCGAGCACCGGGAGGTCGGCGGCGTCACCGCGCAGCTCGAACGGCAGCGACGGCGCCGTGGTCACCCAGGTCGGGCGGGTCTGCGAGGTCGGGAACTTCTGCTGCGCGACCCCGACGCAGAAGACGACGTCCCACTCCAGGCCCTTGGAGCGGTGCACGGTGAGCAGCTTGACGCTGTCGGCCTCCGACGGCGTCGCCTGGTCGAGGCCGGTGCCGTCCTCGCTCTCGGCCTGCAGGTAGCCGAGCAGGGCCGGCAGCGACACGTCGCCGTCGACGGCCTGGAACTCGGCGACCGCCTTGACGAAGAGGTCGAGGTTGTCGCGGCGGGCCGCGGCCGCGGGACTGACCGAGGACGCCAGCTCGACGTCGAGCCCCGAGGTGTCGATGATGCGGCGCACCAGGTCGAGCAGCGGCTCGCCGGCGTGCTGGCGCATCCGCCGCAGCTCCGCGGACAGCTCGCCGAAGCGCTCCACGGCCTCCGCGGAGTACGCCGCGGCGCCGGGGTCGTCGAGCGCGTCGGCCAGCGCCGGGATCTCGGTCGGGTCCGACCCCGCGACGGCGTCGGCGAGCTCCTCGTCGACCGAGCGGTCGCGGTCCCGGTCGGCGGGCCCGCGGACCACGGTCAGCTCACGGGCGCGCCGCCCGAGCAGCGCGAGGTCGCGGGGGCCGATCGCCCACCGCGGACTGGTGAGCAGGGTGAGCAGCGAGGCGTTGTCGGACAGGTCGTGCAGCAGGCTGAGGGTGGCGACCACCTCGCTGACCTCGGGCAGGCCGAGCAGCCCGTTGAGGCCGACGATCTCGACGGGCACCTCGGCGTCGGTCAGCGACCCGAAGACGCGGGCGGCGTACTTGTTGTCCCGCACCAGCACCGCGACGTCCTTCCACGCCCGCTCACCGCCGCCGGGGTTGGGGCGCTCCCGCGCGGCGCGGATGGCGCCGGGCAGCCAGGCCAGCTCGTGCTCGTCGTGCTCGAAGGCCTCCGCGTGGAGGTCCCCCGGTGTCGCGTCGGGCGGTGGCTCGAGGGGCAGGACGCGCAGGTCGACGGGGGTGATCGGCTCGGGCATGGCGGCGACCATGCGGTTGGCGAGCTCGAGGATCCGGGAGCCGGACCGCCGGTTGACCGTGAGCGAGTGCTGGGTGACCGCGGTCGAGCCGTCGGCGACGGGGAAGCTCTCGCCGAAGCGGATGATGTTCGACACCGACGCGCCGCGCCAGCCGTAGATCGCCTGGTTGGGGTCGCCGACCGCCATGACCGCGTGCCCCCGCCCCCCGCGCGGACCCGTGCCGGGCGCGGGACCGGAGAACAACCGCGACAGCAGCAGCGCCTGGGCGACCGAGGTGTCCTGGTACTCGTCGAGCAGCACCACCCTGAAGCGGCCCCGCTCGATCTCCCCCACCTCGGGGCACTCGGTGGCGAGGCGGGCGGCGAGCTCGATCTGGTCGGAGAACTCCATGAGGCCGAGGCCGCGCTTGAGCGCGCGGTACTCGCGGACCAGCCCGAGCAGCTCGGCCCGCTCGCCGAACTTGGCGGCGCACTTGCGGGCGTCCGCGACGTAGGTCTTCCGGGTCTCGGTCGCGACGAGCTCGTCGACCAGCGGTCCCCAGTGCTCCTGCACCCGGTCGACGTCGTCGGGGTCGACCAGGTGCTCGCTCATCGCGGAGTCGAGCGTGAGCATCCAGCCGATGACGGTCTCGGGGTGGTCGGACAGCAGCGTGACCGGGGCGGAGTGGCGCGCCACCACCCGGGCCGCGAGCTGGAAGCGCGAGGCGTCCGCGACCACCCGGGTGTCGGGCTCGTGCCCGATGCGCAGGCCGTGGTCGCCGAGCAGGGCGGCGGCGTACGAGTGGTAGGTCGACACGGTCGGCTCGAGCACCTCGGGCTCGTCCTCCCCGGCGGTGCCCGGGCGCCCGGGCTCCGGCAGGATGCCGGCGGCGGTCAGCGTCTCGCGGACCCGGGTGGCGAGCTCGGAGGCGGCCTTCGAGGTGAAGGTCAGACCCAGGACCTCCTCGGGGCGGACCTGGCCGGTGCCGACCAGCCACACGACCCGCGCCGCCATGAGGGTGGTCTTGCCGGAGCCGGCCCCGGCGATCACGACGGCCGGCTCCAGCGGAGCGGTGACCGCGGCGAACTGCTGGGCGCTGAGCGGGTAGTCGGCGCCCATGAAGCGCTGCAGTGCCTCGGGGGTGTCGAGGACGGGCGGGGCAGGTGTGCTGCTCACGACATCACCGACCCGGACGTCTTGGTCGGGCAGAGCAGCTCGAAGGCGCAGTAGCGGCAGTGCGTGCCCTCGACGGCGGGGAACTCCTCGTCGCGCACCCGGCGGACGGCCGACTCGATCTGCACCTCGACCGGGCGCCGGCCGGACTCGTCCGGCTGCTGCGGCGCCTGCTCCTGCACCTTGACCCGCCCGCCCACCTCCTGGCGCAGCTGCACGAGCTCGGCTCCGCCGGGCTCGGCCCCGCGCCCGAGCGCCTCGCGGAACGCCCCCGCCTCGGCGGCCAGCTGGTAGAGACCGAGCTGGGCGTTCTCGCGGACGTCGCTGGCGCGCGGCGGGTTCTTCGAGGTCTTGAAGTCCACCACGACGACCCGCCCCTCGCTGTCGACCTCGACCCGGTCGGCGGAGCCGTTGAGGCGCACCGTCGTGCCGCCGACCTCGACGTCGACGGTGAAGCTCTGCTCGCTGGCGACGTGGGTGCGCGGGTTGGCCGTCTGCCACGTGAGGTAGCGGGTCAGCGCGGCCCGCACCTCGGCGTACTCCTTGACGCTGGACCAGGGCGTGCGGAAGGCGATCTGGCCCCAGACCGCGGAGACGTGCTCCATCAGGGTGTCGACGCCCACGCCCGCGGGCTCGCCGAACTCGCCCTGCACTACCCGGTCGACGAGCGTGTGCACGACGTTGCCGAAGCCCTGGGCCTGGCTGGAGGCGACGACGCCACCCGCCTCGCGGGACAGGAACCACTGGGTCGGGCAGGTCAGCAGGCCGTCGAGCATGGAGGCGCTGACCGAGAGCGGGGCGTCGGGGTCGCGCACGGGCGCGGGGGCGGCGGTCCAGTCGCGCAGGCCCCACCAGCGGTCCGGGTCGGCGGCCGGCACCAGCAGGCTGCCGCTCACGGGTCCCGTGGCGGAGCCGCTCGACTCCTCCGGGCCCGACCCGAGCCGCAGGTCGGCGAGCCGGGCCAGACGCAGCGCCGCAGCCCGCCGTACGGCGTCGTTGGTCGCCGGATCCGCGACGGTGCGCCGCAGCTCGGCGACCAGACCGTCGAGGGTGAGCGGACGACGGGGGCGGCCCTGCACCACCTCCGCGTCCTTGCCGAGATCCGCGAGGAACCGCGACGGCTGCTCGCCGTCGTCGTCGGGCGAGGCGACCGCGGTGACGACCAGGCGCTGGCGGGCCCGGGTGCAGGCGACGTAGAAGAGCCGGCGCTCCTCGGCGAGCAGGGCCCGGGTCTCGACGGGCGGCAGCTCCCCCTCGGCCCCGAGCCGGTCGGAGGCGAGCAGCGTCGACCGGCGCCGCAGGTCGGGCCAGGCACCCTCCTGCACGCCGTGGAGGACGACGAGTCGCCACTCCAGCCCCTTGGAACGGTGAGCGGTGATCAGCCGGACGGCCTCGCCACGCACCCCGCGGTCGGCGAGGGAGTCGGAGGGGATCTGCTGGGCCGACAGCGTCTCGAGGAACACCGCGGCCGTGGTGTGGCCGCGCTGCTCCTCCGCCTTGGCCGCCTCCTCGAAAAGCGCCACGACCGCGTCGAGGTCGCGGTGGGCCCGCATCGCGCCCGACCCGCCGGAGGTGGCCAGCGTGCGCAGCTGCTCGGGCCACCGGGTGCCCGACCACAGCGTCCACAGCACCTCCTCGGCGGTGGCCCCGGCGGTCGCGAGCGCGGCGGTGCGGCGCAGCAAGGCGGCGAGCCGCCGGACCTTGTCCGTGCCGCGCCCCGTCGGCAGGCCGTCGAGGAGCGAGGGGTCGAGCACGGCGCACCGCACGAGCTCCCGGCTCGAGCGGGGCCGGCCGCCGTCGGCGAGCACCTGCTGCTTCTCGCGCCGGTGCAGCGCCCGGGCCATCAGCCGGATCTCGGCGGCGTCGAGCCCGCCGAGCGGCGAGAGCAGCAGGCCCTCGGCCCGCTCCGCGTCGACGTGGTGCGGGTCCTGGGGGTCGTCGGTGTCGAGGTGGAGGGCGGCCGACAGCGCGTCCAGCAGCGGCTGGGTGCCCGACTCCGCCACCAGCGGGGTGTCGTCGGCGCCCACCTCGACCGGCACGCCGGCCGCGACCAGGTTGCGCCGCAGCACCGGGATGCTGGCGCGTCCCGAGCGGACCAGCACCGCCATCTCCGACCAGGGCACCTCGTCCTCGAGGTGCGCCCGCCTCAGCAGGTCGGCGACGTGCTCGACCTCGGCGCGGGCGGTGTCGTAGTGGCGGACCTCGACCCGCCCAGGACCCAGCGGGCCCTCGACCGGGAGCGGCTCGCGGAACGCCCGGAAGGCGTCGGTCGGGATGGCGCCGGTGGTGGGCAGGGTGGCGGCGATCCGCCGCGACGCGGTCAGCAGCCGCGGCCCGAAGCGTCGGGTCGTCTGGAGCGCGACGACCGGGGCGCGCCCGCCGTCGCGGGCGCGGAACTCGTCGGGGAAGTCGAGGATGCCGCGGACCTCGGCGCCCCGGAAGCCGTAGATCGACTGGTCGGGGTCGCCGACGACCACGAGGTTGCGGCCGTCGCCGGCCAGCGCCCGCAGCAGCGCCACCTGGGAGGGGTCGGTGTCCTGGTACTCGTCCACGAGGACCCACTGGTAGCGCGCGCGCAGGTCGCGCTGCACCTCAGGACGCGCGGCCAGGCCTGCCGCCCGGGTGACGAGGTCGGCGTAGTCGAGGGCGCTCTCGGAGTCGAGGACGTCGAGGTACTGCTCGAGGAACTGCCCGCCGGCCACCCACTCCGGACGGTTCGCCGCCTTGCCGGCGGTGACCATGTCGACCGGGTCGAGCCCCCGCTCGCGGGCGCGGGCGAGCAGCATCTGCACCTCGCGGGCGAAGCCGCGCGTGCGGCGGGCCGGCGCGAGCGCGTCGGGCCAGGCCACGGACTCGGGCGTCGGCTCCAGGAGGCGCCGCACCACGACGTCGGCCTGGGGCGCGGACAGCAGCCGCAGCGGGGCGGCGTACGCCTCGACCGGGGCGTGACGGCGCACGAGCGAGTAGGCGAAGGAGTGGAAGGTGGCGCTCAGCGACGAGCCCAGCGTGCGGCCGAGCCGGGCGGTGACCCGGTCGCGCAGGCTGTCGGCGGCCTTGCGGCTGAAGGTCAGCGCCAGCACCTGGTCCGGCGCGACGCCGCGCCGCTCGACGAGGTCGACGACGAGCTCGACCAGCGTGGTCGTCTTGCCCGTGCCCGGCCCCGCGAGCACGAGCAGCGGCCCGGCGTCGTGCGCCAGGACGGCCTTCTGCGAGGTGTCCAGCTGCGGGGGCGGCGCGGCGGGCGGCGGTCCGGCCAGGGTGTACGTCGTCATCGGGACCCATCCCAGCACGCACCGTCGACACAACCCAGGCACGCCCCCTCGGCACCGGCGGCTAGCGTTCCCAGGATGCAGCCCCCGACGCAGCCCATCGGCCCCCTCGCGGGAGTCCTCGTCGTCGACCTGACCCGCGCCCTGGCCGGTCCGCACGCCACCATGATGCTGGGCGACCTCGGCGCCCGTGTGGTCAAGGTCGAGGCCCCGGGCCACGGTGACGACTCCCGGACCTGGGGCCCGCCGTTCCTCGAGCGCGACGGCGAGCGGACCTCGACGTACTTCCTGGCGGCCAACCGCAACAAGGAGTCGCTGACGCTCGACCTCAAGGACACGAGCGAGGGCGGGGACCGGGCCGTGCTGGAGGAGCTCGTCCGGCGCGCCGACGTGCTGGTCGAGAACTTCCGGGTCGGCGTGATGGACCGTCTCGGGCTGGGCGTCGATCGCCTCCACGAGCTCAACCCCGGTCTCGTGGTCCTGTCGATCACGGGATTCGGGCACGACGGCCCGGAGGCGATGCGGGCCGGCTACGACCAGATCGCGCAGGGCGAGGGTGGCCTGATGAGCCTCACCGGCGACACCGACCCCACCAAGACCGGCGTCCCGATCGCGGACCTGCTGGCAGGGATGAACGGCGCCTACGGGGTGGCGGCAGCGCTGTTCGAGCGGGAGCGGGCGCGCGCCGCGGGCGAGCCGGCGCCGGGGCGGGTGGTGCGCACCAGCCTGCTGTCGAGCGTGGTGGGCGTGCACGCCTACCAGGGCACCCGGTGGACCGCCGGCCACGAGGTGCCGGGGCTCCAGGGCACCCACCACGCGGCGATCGCGCCGTACGGCCTGTTCCACACGGCCACCTCGCCGGTCCAGGTGGCGTGCGGCAGCGAGGGGCTGTGGCGTGCGTTCGCGCCGGTCGTCGGCCTCGACCCGGCCGAGGCGCGGTTCGCGACCAACCTCGACCGCGTGACGAACCGCGAGGAGCTGACCGCCGCGATCGAGGCGGCGATGGCCGACGCCCCCGCGGAGGACTGGCTGGAGCGGCTCGCCTCGGCGGGCGTGCCGTCGGGGAAGGTGCGGTCGGTCGACGACGTCTACCGCTGGGAGCAGACGCTCTCGCAGGGCCTGCTGATCGGCGTCGAGCACCCGGTGCACGGGACGGTGCAGCTGCCCGGGTCGGCGCTGCGGCTCGACGACCAGCCGTTCTCCGGCGGGCGCGCGGAGCACCTCGCCCCGCCGCTGCTGGGCCAGCACGACGCGGCGCTGCGCGGCGAGCTCGGCTTCGGCTGAGGCCAGGCCCGCGGGCGGCCCCGGTCGACCGGGGTCAGCCGGGGACGACCCGGGTGCCGCTGCTCCCGGCGACGGCGTCGCCGAGGGCGTGGAGCGAGGTGATGACCCCGGTGCCTCCGCCCCGCTCGACGAAGTCGCAGACCGCGGCGACCTTCGGCCCCATCGACCCCGCCGGGAGCCGCTCGCGGGACGCGATCTCGCGCATCCGGCTGGCGGTGACCTCGCCGACCGGCTCCTCCGCGCCGGTCCCCCAGCCGGTCACCACGTGCGGCACGTCGGTCGCGACCACGAGCAGGTCGGCGGCCAGGTGCACCGCCACCACGGCCGCGGTCAGGTCCTTGTCGACGACCGCCTCGACCCCGCGCCACGACCGGTCGGGCTCACCGACGACCGGGACGCCGCCGCCCCCGGAGCAGACGACGACGAAGCCGGCCGCCAGCAGGGCGTCCGCCGCGGGGGCGTCGACGCAGTCGCGTGGTGCGGGTGAGGGCACGACGCGCCGCCAGCCCCTGCCGGGGGTGTCGACGAATTGTTGTCCGTGTGACTTCAACACTTCGGTCTCGTCGATGTCGAGGTAGCGCCCGATCGGCTTCGAGGGTGCGAGGAACCCCGGGTCGTCGGCCGAGACGAGCGTCCGCGAGACGAGCGTCGCCGTACGACGGGAGCTGCCGCGGCGAGCCAACGCACCGTCGAGGGCGTTCATCAGGGTGAACCCGATGGTCGCCTGGGTCTGGGCCACGCACCAGTCGAGCGGGATCGGCGCCACCGCGTGCGCGGCCAGCTCGTTCTTGACCAGCAGGTTGCCGACCTGGGGACCGTTGCCGTGGGTCAGGACGACCTCGTGGCCGGCGACCACGAGGTCGGCGATCGGCTCCGCGGCCTCCGCCACCGCGGCCTGCTGGTCCTCCACGCGCGCCCGCCCGTCCGGCGACGACAGGGCGTTGCCGCCGAGGGCGATGACGATGCGCATGCGGGAGCCTCAGCGGCCCAGGGCCTCGGCCTCCGCGCCGATCGTGGTGTCGTCGCCGTGACCGGTGTGCACCACGGTGTCGTCGGGCAGCGGGAAGAGCCGCGTCCTGATCGACTCCTTGATGACGTCGGCGTCGCTGA
This DNA window, taken from Nocardioides sp. HDW12B, encodes the following:
- a CDS encoding ATP-dependent DNA helicase; this translates as MTTYTLAGPPPAAPPPQLDTSQKAVLAHDAGPLLVLAGPGTGKTTTLVELVVDLVERRGVAPDQVLALTFSRKAADSLRDRVTARLGRTLGSSLSATFHSFAYSLVRRHAPVEAYAAPLRLLSAPQADVVVRRLLEPTPESVAWPDALAPARRTRGFAREVQMLLARARERGLDPVDMVTAGKAANRPEWVAGGQFLEQYLDVLDSESALDYADLVTRAAGLAARPEVQRDLRARYQWVLVDEYQDTDPSQVALLRALAGDGRNLVVVGDPDQSIYGFRGAEVRGILDFPDEFRARDGGRAPVVALQTTRRFGPRLLTASRRIAATLPTTGAIPTDAFRAFREPLPVEGPLGPGRVEVRHYDTARAEVEHVADLLRRAHLEDEVPWSEMAVLVRSGRASIPVLRRNLVAAGVPVEVGADDTPLVAESGTQPLLDALSAALHLDTDDPQDPHHVDAERAEGLLLSPLGGLDAAEIRLMARALHRREKQQVLADGGRPRSSRELVRCAVLDPSLLDGLPTGRGTDKVRRLAALLRRTAALATAGATAEEVLWTLWSGTRWPEQLRTLATSGGSGAMRAHRDLDAVVALFEEAAKAEEQRGHTTAAVFLETLSAQQIPSDSLADRGVRGEAVRLITAHRSKGLEWRLVVLHGVQEGAWPDLRRRSTLLASDRLGAEGELPPVETRALLAEERRLFYVACTRARQRLVVTAVASPDDDGEQPSRFLADLGKDAEVVQGRPRRPLTLDGLVAELRRTVADPATNDAVRRAAALRLARLADLRLGSGPEESSGSATGPVSGSLLVPAADPDRWWGLRDWTAAPAPVRDPDAPLSVSASMLDGLLTCPTQWFLSREAGGVVASSQAQGFGNVVHTLVDRVVQGEFGEPAGVGVDTLMEHVSAVWGQIAFRTPWSSVKEYAEVRAALTRYLTWQTANPRTHVASEQSFTVDVEVGGTTVRLNGSADRVEVDSEGRVVVVDFKTSKNPPRASDVRENAQLGLYQLAAEAGAFREALGRGAEPGGAELVQLRQEVGGRVKVQEQAPQQPDESGRRPVEVQIESAVRRVRDEEFPAVEGTHCRYCAFELLCPTKTSGSVMS
- a CDS encoding CoA transferase, with protein sequence MQPPTQPIGPLAGVLVVDLTRALAGPHATMMLGDLGARVVKVEAPGHGDDSRTWGPPFLERDGERTSTYFLAANRNKESLTLDLKDTSEGGDRAVLEELVRRADVLVENFRVGVMDRLGLGVDRLHELNPGLVVLSITGFGHDGPEAMRAGYDQIAQGEGGLMSLTGDTDPTKTGVPIADLLAGMNGAYGVAAALFERERARAAGEPAPGRVVRTSLLSSVVGVHAYQGTRWTAGHEVPGLQGTHHAAIAPYGLFHTATSPVQVACGSEGLWRAFAPVVGLDPAEARFATNLDRVTNREELTAAIEAAMADAPAEDWLERLASAGVPSGKVRSVDDVYRWEQTLSQGLLIGVEHPVHGTVQLPGSALRLDDQPFSGGRAEHLAPPLLGQHDAALRGELGFG
- a CDS encoding carbamate kinase, which encodes MRIVIALGGNALSSPDGRARVEDQQAAVAEAAEPIADLVVAGHEVVLTHGNGPQVGNLLVKNELAAHAVAPIPLDWCVAQTQATIGFTLMNALDGALARRGSSRRTATLVSRTLVSADDPGFLAPSKPIGRYLDIDETEVLKSHGQQFVDTPGRGWRRVVPSPAPRDCVDAPAADALLAAGFVVVCSGGGGVPVVGEPDRSWRGVEAVVDKDLTAAVVAVHLAADLLVVATDVPHVVTGWGTGAEEPVGEVTASRMREIASRERLPAGSMGPKVAAVCDFVERGGGTGVITSLHALGDAVAGSSGTRVVPG